GGTTCGCCGACTGGGGAATGGCCGAGCAGTTCACGGTCGTCCGCGTCGCCGGCGTCCTCGCGGGGATGGGCGTCCCGGCCGCTCTCGTCGGCGTCTTCATCGTCCTCCCGGCGGGCCGTCGCGTCCGGGCCGCCGCCGCGATCAGCGCCAGCCTCTGTCTGCTCGGGGTCGTCCTGTTCTGGCACGCCTACCCCGAAAACTGGCGGTACGGCGAGAACACCCTCACGCTCGAGGTCTCGGCGATCTACCTCCTCGGGCTCTTCACCGCCGTCTGGTGTCTGTTCACCGCCGTCGTCAACTTCAAGACGCGCAACGATCCGGGCGGCATGCTCGAGATGAACGTCACCCGGCGCAACCAGACGATCGTCGAGGTCAACGAGGACGAGGGATCGTCGGGCGGCCTCGGCGGCATCGGTTTCCTCGGCGGCACGCCGGACGGGGATGTCGAGACGCAGACGAACGCGGCCGACGGAGGCGGCGAGGCCGACGACGACGGAACGACGCTCTCGTTCGACGAACCTTCCGGCGCGGGGCAGTCGACCGGCGGCGCAGGGTCCCCGATGGCCGGCGCCGGCACGACGCCCACGAGCGACGGCGGGACGGCGGCCTCGGACATCTCCTCGCCGCTCGACGGCGGCGCCGCGACCGAGGCGAGCGCCGAGCAGTTCGACGCCGAGATCGTCGAGTCCGCGGGGACGGGCCTGAACGCATCTACCGGCGCCACGGACAGCTCTTCCGACGATCACGCGGATCGGTAC
The DNA window shown above is from Halopiger xanaduensis SH-6 and carries:
- a CDS encoding DUF7139 domain-containing protein, with amino-acid sequence MTSLTEVYDGNGRGVSRRRLYAGSGLVLCGAVLAVVAVLVATTDLFADFVVGFADWGMAEQFTVVRVAGVLAGMGVPAALVGVFIVLPAGRRVRAAAAISASLCLLGVVLFWHAYPENWRYGENTLTLEVSAIYLLGLFTAVWCLFTAVVNFKTRNDPGGMLEMNVTRRNQTIVEVNEDEGSSGGLGGIGFLGGTPDGDVETQTNAADGGGEADDDGTTLSFDEPSGAGQSTGGAGSPMAGAGTTPTSDGGTAASDISSPLDGGAATEASAEQFDAEIVESAGTGLNASTGATDSSSDDHADRYCGNCRHFEYVRSADGMVPYCARHDAAMDDMDACDEWTPNRREK